One window of Dysgonomonas mossii genomic DNA carries:
- the purN gene encoding phosphoribosylglycinamide formyltransferase, with the protein MIKIAIFASGSGSNAENIANYFAESNTVSIPLIISNKKDAYVHERAKKLGIKSVTFSKNEFETSDTVLDCLKENKIDFIVLAGFLLKVPDNILEAYPGKIVNIHPALLPKFGGKGMYGDNVHKAVVEAGEAESGITIHYVNENYDEGAIIFQAKCPVLKSDTYEDVAKKVHTLEYTHFPVVISSVLDQTF; encoded by the coding sequence ATGATTAAAATCGCTATTTTTGCCTCAGGTTCAGGGTCTAATGCCGAGAACATAGCAAACTACTTCGCAGAGAGTAATACTGTTTCCATTCCGCTTATAATATCAAATAAGAAAGATGCTTATGTGCACGAGCGTGCAAAGAAGCTGGGAATAAAATCGGTTACCTTCTCCAAAAACGAGTTCGAAACATCTGATACTGTGCTCGATTGCCTGAAAGAGAATAAAATAGACTTTATTGTTCTCGCAGGTTTCTTGCTCAAAGTCCCCGACAATATATTAGAAGCATATCCCGGTAAGATAGTGAATATCCACCCCGCGCTTTTACCCAAATTCGGCGGTAAAGGTATGTATGGCGACAATGTTCATAAGGCTGTGGTAGAAGCCGGAGAGGCAGAGTCGGGCATCACTATACATTATGTGAATGAAAATTACGATGAGGGGGCTATTATTTTTCAGGCAAAATGCCCTGTGCTGAAAAGCGATACCTATGAAGATGTCGCAAAAAAAGTGCATACACTTGAGTATACGCACTTTCCTGTTGTTATTTCCAGTGTCTTAGATCAGACCTTCTAA
- a CDS encoding fumarate hydratase, with translation MATPSFKYQETFPLEKDTTEYYLLSKDHVSTANFEGQEILKVQPEALTLLAQHAFHDVEFLLRPEHQEQVAKILSDPDASDNDKFVALTFLRNSEISAKGVLPFCQDTGTAIIMGKKGQNVWTGGNDEEALSKGVYNTFTEDNLRYSQNAPLDMYNEVNTGTNLPAQIDLYAVNGNEYKFLFVAKGGGSANKTYLYQETKALLTPEKLEPFLIEKMKSLGTAACPPYHIAFVIGGTSAETNLKTVKLASTKYYDGLPTSGNEGGRAFRDLEMEAKLLKAAQELGLGAQFGGKFFAHDIRVVRLPRHGASCPVGMGVSCSADRNIKGKINKDGIWLEKMEDNPTRLIPEELRNAGEAGGVKIDLNRPMKEILEELSKYPVSTRLSLTGTIIVGRDIAHAKLQERIDKGEGLPQYIKDHPIYYAGPAKTPKGYASGSMGPTTAGRMDSYVDAFQANGGSMIMIAKGNRSQQVTDACHKHGGFYLGSIGGPAAILAQNSIKSLECLEYPELGMEAIWKIEVEDFPAFILVDDKGNDFFKQLKPINCSMS, from the coding sequence ATGGCAACACCATCATTTAAGTACCAAGAGACGTTTCCATTAGAGAAGGATACCACAGAGTATTATTTACTCTCGAAAGATCATGTTTCTACAGCTAATTTTGAAGGACAAGAGATATTGAAAGTACAACCTGAAGCTCTTACTTTACTCGCACAACATGCTTTTCACGATGTAGAATTCTTATTACGCCCCGAGCATCAAGAGCAAGTGGCAAAGATATTGTCTGATCCCGATGCCAGCGACAATGATAAATTTGTGGCGCTTACATTCCTGCGCAACTCCGAGATTTCGGCAAAAGGGGTGCTCCCTTTCTGTCAGGATACAGGAACAGCCATCATTATGGGTAAGAAAGGACAAAATGTATGGACAGGCGGCAACGACGAGGAAGCCTTGTCGAAGGGTGTGTACAATACATTTACCGAAGACAACCTGCGCTATTCGCAAAATGCGCCTCTGGATATGTACAATGAGGTGAATACAGGAACGAACCTGCCTGCACAAATAGACCTGTATGCCGTAAACGGAAATGAATATAAATTCCTTTTTGTAGCTAAGGGTGGTGGTTCTGCAAACAAAACATATCTCTATCAGGAAACAAAAGCATTGCTTACGCCTGAGAAACTAGAGCCGTTCTTGATCGAAAAAATGAAATCGTTGGGTACAGCAGCATGTCCTCCTTACCATATCGCATTTGTTATTGGCGGTACATCAGCCGAAACCAATCTGAAAACCGTTAAGCTGGCTTCTACTAAATATTATGATGGTCTTCCTACTTCGGGTAACGAGGGCGGACGTGCGTTCCGTGATTTGGAAATGGAAGCCAAACTATTGAAGGCTGCTCAGGAGCTTGGGCTTGGAGCGCAATTTGGTGGTAAATTCTTTGCTCACGATATCCGTGTGGTTCGTTTGCCTCGTCACGGTGCATCTTGCCCTGTGGGTATGGGTGTTTCTTGTTCGGCCGACAGAAATATAAAAGGAAAGATCAACAAAGACGGTATATGGCTCGAAAAAATGGAAGATAATCCAACAAGGCTTATTCCAGAAGAATTGCGTAATGCCGGCGAAGCAGGAGGTGTGAAAATAGACCTCAACCGTCCGATGAAAGAAATACTTGAAGAGCTGTCTAAATATCCTGTTTCTACACGTTTGTCACTCACAGGTACAATCATCGTAGGACGTGATATTGCCCATGCTAAACTTCAGGAGCGTATAGATAAGGGCGAAGGGCTTCCTCAATACATTAAAGATCATCCGATCTACTATGCAGGGCCTGCAAAAACGCCTAAAGGATATGCAAGCGGTTCGATGGGACCAACTACAGCGGGGCGTATGGACTCGTATGTAGACGCATTCCAAGCTAATGGCGGCAGCATGATAATGATTGCTAAAGGTAACCGTAGCCAGCAGGTAACAGACGCTTGTCACAAGCACGGCGGATTCTACCTGGGAAGTATCGGCGGTCCGGCTGCAATACTTGCTCAGAATAGCATAAAGAGCCTTGAGTGCCTCGAATATCCTGAATTGGGAATGGAAGCAATATGGAAAATAGAAGTAGAAGATTTCCCTGCATTCATCTTGGTAGACGACAAGGGTAACGACTTCTTCAAACAATTGAAACCGATTAACTGCTCTATGAGCTAA
- a CDS encoding baeRF3 domain-containing protein, producing MALKEKIKKLATVTAGPCVSISLNTHRTRPASDKDKILLKNLLSQAEKQIVAEYGKRTVAPLLEKIATVENRVNENNNLDSLHVFLSNDTEEIIRTSWTVPEDRLNIRSTFNLRPLIKAYNRSKEYLILVLSQGGVQLYKALGDGIEEEVKSDGFPFEGSPYYIPNRAERSNAKRVDDLIREFFNQVDKAVVKVNQETELECVVVSTEDNFSKLMQVADKPDIYIGYTSIDYNNSKPHDVVKPGWEIMKQYMHEHRSEAIVEMKEAISKHKVLTDLQEIYRAAIDGNGEMLIVYDKFSQPVRMIDERNFELVKEANQPDVIDDIVSDIAWQVVSKGGKVFFTMQDEIKELDKIALKTRY from the coding sequence ATGGCATTAAAAGAAAAGATAAAAAAACTGGCAACTGTAACAGCAGGGCCTTGTGTTAGTATCTCTCTTAATACACACAGAACACGCCCTGCCAGCGATAAAGATAAAATATTGTTGAAAAACCTGCTTTCGCAAGCAGAAAAGCAAATAGTTGCCGAATATGGAAAAAGAACAGTAGCTCCCCTTCTGGAGAAGATAGCGACTGTAGAAAATAGAGTGAACGAGAACAATAATCTTGATAGCCTTCATGTATTCTTATCGAACGATACGGAGGAAATCATCAGAACGTCGTGGACTGTACCCGAAGATAGGCTAAACATTCGCAGCACGTTCAATCTGCGCCCGTTGATAAAAGCGTACAACCGCAGCAAAGAGTACCTGATACTTGTATTATCGCAAGGAGGGGTACAGCTATATAAAGCATTAGGAGACGGAATTGAAGAAGAAGTAAAGAGCGATGGATTTCCGTTTGAAGGATCGCCTTATTACATACCCAACAGGGCAGAGAGAAGCAATGCTAAACGTGTAGACGACCTCATCCGTGAGTTCTTCAATCAGGTTGATAAAGCAGTGGTGAAAGTGAATCAGGAAACCGAGCTGGAGTGTGTCGTTGTTTCTACCGAAGACAATTTCAGCAAACTGATGCAGGTAGCTGATAAGCCCGACATCTATATAGGATACACATCGATAGACTACAACAACTCGAAGCCGCACGATGTAGTCAAACCCGGCTGGGAGATAATGAAGCAGTATATGCATGAACACAGGTCGGAAGCCATTGTAGAAATGAAAGAAGCAATATCGAAGCATAAAGTTCTTACCGATTTGCAGGAAATCTACCGGGCTGCAATAGATGGAAATGGCGAGATGTTGATCGTATACGACAAGTTTTCGCAACCCGTGAGGATGATAGATGAGCGGAACTTCGAACTCGTAAAAGAGGCGAATCAGCCGGACGTAATCGATGATATTGTGAGCGATATAGCATGGCAAGTGGTATCGAAAGGCGGAAAAGTATTTTTCACCATGCAAGACGAAATAAAGGAATTGGACAAGATAGCCCTCAAAACAAGATATTAA
- a CDS encoding carboxymuconolactone decarboxylase family protein, whose amino-acid sequence MENKRLNMYKAAPELYKAMMSLENALQQTSLTPIEKELIKIRASQINGCAFCLNMHTRDARKIGETEQRIYLLNAWHEAGNLYSESEKAILRLTEEVTLISKGGVSAETYQQAENVLGVSKLAEVIMAAVVINGWNRIAISTELPID is encoded by the coding sequence ATGGAAAATAAAAGATTGAATATGTACAAAGCTGCACCCGAGTTATACAAAGCAATGATGTCTCTGGAAAATGCTTTACAACAAACATCTCTGACTCCTATCGAAAAGGAGTTGATTAAAATAAGAGCTTCCCAAATTAATGGTTGTGCCTTTTGCCTGAACATGCATACCCGTGATGCTCGTAAAATCGGAGAAACCGAACAACGCATCTATTTGCTGAACGCATGGCATGAGGCAGGCAACTTGTATTCTGAAAGCGAAAAGGCAATACTTCGCCTGACAGAAGAGGTTACCCTTATCAGCAAAGGCGGTGTTTCTGCTGAAACATATCAACAAGCAGAAAATGTATTGGGAGTATCTAAACTCGCTGAGGTAATAATGGCTGCGGTGGTTATCAATGGCTGGAACAGGATTGCCATATCCACAGAACTGCCGATAGACTAA
- a CDS encoding sodium-translocating pyrophosphatase encodes MKKLKNVGLLIGLLLGVNLSTFASEADLAIPDLHEGTFHIFGTAITSWDFLFYGALIIAGTLCFSLLLFRQVKRLPAHDSMLKVAATIYATCRTYLIQQGKFLLMLFALIALVLCIYFFGLIGQSFGVVIQVLLFSVVGMAGSYTVAWFGIRVNTYANARTAFASLKGRPLDVVNIPLKAGMSVGLFLISLELVLMVIILLFVPREIVGICFLGFAIGESLAASALRIAGGIFTKIADIGSDLMKVVFKVKEDDPRNPGVIADCTGDNAGDSVGPTADGFETYGVTGVALIAFITLAVEDPHIQAKLIVWIFGMRFLMDFLSGCAFFINQAISKRLYGNKKEFDFESPLMRLIIIAAVLCISASFFMSHLLLGDMVEITGNPANGSLWWKLAIIISCGTLAAVLIPEFTKFFTSSKSKHVKEIVTASREGGPSLNILSGIVAGYFGAFWTGLLIAALMTGAFFTAQMGLDAILGPHASIFAFGLVAFGFLCMGPVTIAVDSYGPVTDNAQSVFELSQIESIPNISEEIKNEYGFTPNFENGKHFLEANDSAGNTFKATAKPVLIGTAVVGATTMIFSIILLLEKVGLLKLSLTDAPVLLGLICGGAVIFWFSGASMQAVTTGAYRAVEFIKRTFDITKKEADIKDSIAVVKICTQYAQKGMWNIFIALISLTLAFAFLDPNFFVAYLVSIAVFGLFQAIYMANAGGSWDNAKKVVEVDLKEKNTPLHEAAVIGDTVGDPFKDTSSVSLNPIIKFSTLFGLLATEICIEMRSNPDSDYSIFIAIPFLILGLVFVWRSFYRMRIPIKTA; translated from the coding sequence ATGAAAAAACTAAAAAATGTTGGTCTACTGATTGGTCTGCTTCTTGGTGTTAACCTATCTACGTTTGCAAGCGAAGCCGACCTGGCGATTCCTGATCTCCATGAGGGCACCTTCCACATCTTTGGAACTGCGATTACTTCATGGGATTTTTTATTTTATGGTGCACTGATCATTGCTGGAACATTATGTTTCAGTCTTCTCTTGTTCCGTCAGGTCAAGAGATTACCTGCTCACGACTCTATGCTCAAAGTTGCTGCTACTATTTACGCCACTTGCCGGACATATCTGATCCAGCAAGGTAAATTCCTTCTGATGTTGTTTGCATTGATTGCCCTTGTGCTATGCATCTACTTCTTCGGATTGATCGGGCAGTCTTTCGGAGTTGTTATCCAAGTCTTGTTATTCTCCGTTGTGGGTATGGCAGGGTCTTATACTGTAGCATGGTTTGGTATTCGTGTAAATACCTATGCCAATGCACGCACCGCATTTGCTTCGTTAAAAGGACGTCCGTTGGATGTCGTTAATATACCGTTGAAGGCCGGCATGAGCGTCGGTCTGTTCCTCATCTCTCTTGAGCTGGTACTTATGGTTATTATTCTTCTTTTTGTGCCTCGCGAAATAGTAGGTATCTGCTTCTTGGGGTTTGCTATTGGCGAATCGCTTGCAGCAAGTGCCTTGCGTATTGCCGGAGGTATCTTTACTAAGATTGCCGACATCGGTTCCGACTTGATGAAGGTTGTTTTCAAGGTGAAAGAAGACGATCCTCGTAATCCGGGTGTGATAGCCGACTGTACGGGCGACAATGCCGGTGACAGTGTAGGCCCAACAGCCGACGGATTCGAAACATACGGTGTAACAGGGGTTGCTCTGATTGCATTTATCACATTAGCCGTAGAAGATCCGCATATTCAGGCTAAACTGATAGTATGGATATTCGGAATGCGTTTCTTGATGGACTTTTTGTCAGGCTGTGCATTCTTTATCAATCAAGCTATATCGAAAAGACTATACGGAAATAAAAAGGAATTTGACTTCGAATCTCCTTTGATGCGCCTCATCATTATCGCTGCTGTTCTTTGTATCTCGGCGAGCTTCTTTATGAGCCACCTATTGCTAGGCGATATGGTAGAAATCACAGGCAACCCGGCAAATGGCAGCCTTTGGTGGAAATTGGCAATTATTATCAGCTGCGGTACACTTGCTGCGGTATTGATTCCTGAGTTTACGAAATTCTTTACCAGTTCCAAATCGAAACATGTAAAAGAAATTGTAACCGCTTCTCGCGAAGGAGGCCCGTCGCTGAATATTCTATCGGGTATTGTAGCCGGTTATTTCGGAGCATTCTGGACAGGATTGCTCATCGCAGCTCTGATGACAGGTGCATTCTTTACCGCACAGATGGGATTGGACGCCATATTAGGCCCTCACGCCTCTATCTTTGCATTCGGGTTGGTTGCATTCGGTTTCTTATGTATGGGCCCTGTAACCATTGCCGTAGACAGCTATGGCCCTGTAACAGACAATGCCCAATCGGTATTCGAATTGTCGCAAATAGAAAGCATTCCGAATATATCTGAGGAGATAAAGAATGAATATGGTTTTACGCCTAATTTCGAAAACGGAAAACATTTTCTCGAAGCAAATGACTCGGCAGGTAACACCTTTAAGGCTACAGCCAAACCGGTATTGATCGGAACAGCCGTAGTAGGTGCTACAACGATGATATTCTCCATTATTCTACTACTCGAAAAAGTAGGACTATTAAAACTGTCCCTAACCGATGCGCCGGTACTTCTCGGGCTGATCTGTGGTGGAGCTGTTATCTTCTGGTTTAGCGGTGCTTCTATGCAAGCCGTTACCACAGGAGCTTACCGTGCTGTAGAGTTCATCAAACGCACATTCGACATCACAAAAAAAGAAGCCGATATAAAGGACTCTATCGCCGTGGTGAAGATTTGTACCCAATATGCACAAAAAGGGATGTGGAACATATTTATCGCCCTTATTTCGCTTACATTGGCATTTGCATTCCTCGACCCTAACTTCTTTGTGGCTTACCTTGTGTCTATCGCCGTATTCGGATTGTTCCAAGCCATCTACATGGCTAATGCGGGAGGAAGCTGGGACAATGCTAAGAAAGTAGTAGAAGTAGACCTGAAAGAAAAGAATACCCCTCTGCACGAAGCGGCAGTAATAGGAGACACAGTGGGCGACCCATTTAAAGATACCTCGTCCGTATCACTAAATCCTATCATCAAATTCTCTACTCTATTTGGTCTGTTGGCAACAGAAATCTGTATAGAAATGCGCTCCAACCCTGATAGCGATTATTCTATATTTATCGCTATACCATTCTTAATTCTGGGCTTGGTATTTGTTTGGCGTTCATTCTATCGGATGAGGATTCCGATAAAGACTGCATAA
- a CDS encoding amidohydrolase gives MNIKLLQTDIVWQKPEANRDHVENLIDSLSDSTDLVVLPEMFTTGFCTSPKGAAEKADTDTLLWMQSIALRRNMALAGSVATEENGKYYNRLYFVKPDGSYVTYNKRHLFTFAGEHKEYTAGEERVVVEYLGFRILLQICYDVRFPVYSRNRGDYDIIIYVANWPTVRLDAWNTLVRARAIENVCYVAAVNRTGSDPFVKYSGGTALYDFMGKTIAEAGTEEGIVSGTIDMQDLIRFRSKFPALQDADQFKLI, from the coding sequence ATGAACATTAAATTGCTGCAAACCGACATCGTATGGCAGAAGCCTGAAGCCAACAGAGATCATGTCGAGAATTTGATAGATTCGTTATCAGATTCTACAGACCTTGTCGTTTTACCCGAAATGTTCACCACCGGTTTTTGCACATCACCCAAAGGTGCTGCCGAAAAGGCTGACACAGACACACTGCTGTGGATGCAATCCATTGCCCTACGCCGAAATATGGCTTTGGCTGGAAGTGTAGCCACCGAGGAGAATGGAAAATACTATAACCGCTTATATTTCGTCAAACCCGACGGAAGCTATGTGACATACAACAAACGCCATCTGTTTACCTTTGCGGGAGAGCATAAAGAATACACCGCCGGAGAAGAAAGAGTCGTTGTAGAATACCTCGGTTTCCGCATTCTGTTGCAGATATGTTATGATGTACGCTTTCCTGTTTATTCGCGCAACAGGGGGGACTATGACATTATAATATATGTAGCCAACTGGCCTACCGTACGTTTGGATGCATGGAATACCCTAGTGCGGGCTCGTGCCATAGAAAACGTTTGTTATGTAGCAGCCGTAAACCGCACAGGAAGCGACCCTTTTGTAAAATACAGCGGAGGAACAGCCCTTTATGACTTTATGGGAAAAACCATCGCCGAAGCCGGAACAGAAGAAGGTATTGTAAGCGGAACAATCGATATGCAGGATTTAATCAGGTTTAGAAGTAAATTTCCTGCGTTACAAGACGCAGATCAATTTAAACTAATATAA
- a CDS encoding AraC family transcriptional regulator, translating into MKSIPAYNFHKTKYGEELLIDVVRLADIQKYIQKDPVHTLSYYDITFIESDNVAFGLNNSKYTLDSGDVVFSKPGDVRAWIKSENTPDGYALIFEGEFLLSFFNDPLFLQSLSYFGTQRKIHKINIAAIKERIVYLVGNITAEIQDYQSKDKHILRALLYEILMLLDREYKKQNEGESEMQVTPSRHVDSFVEAVDKDFREFHDTAYYADKLCITPNYLNAIVKKAMGVNAKLYIQNKILAEAKKKLAYSSLSVSEIAEHLNFETSSYFIRFFRKYTNSTPLQYRNSEKR; encoded by the coding sequence ATGAAATCAATACCGGCATATAATTTTCATAAAACAAAATACGGAGAAGAACTCCTTATCGATGTTGTCAGGCTTGCAGATATACAGAAGTATATACAAAAAGATCCTGTACACACATTATCTTATTATGACATTACTTTTATAGAGAGTGATAATGTGGCGTTTGGTCTCAACAATAGCAAATACACGTTGGATAGTGGCGATGTCGTTTTCTCAAAGCCCGGAGATGTGCGTGCATGGATAAAAAGCGAAAATACGCCGGATGGCTATGCGCTAATCTTTGAAGGTGAATTTCTACTTTCTTTTTTCAACGACCCACTCTTTCTGCAAAGCCTTTCGTATTTCGGAACACAAAGAAAGATTCATAAGATAAATATTGCTGCTATAAAGGAACGGATAGTATATCTTGTTGGCAATATAACAGCCGAAATACAAGATTATCAGTCGAAAGACAAACATATATTAAGGGCATTGCTTTATGAAATACTCATGCTCCTCGACCGTGAATATAAAAAGCAAAATGAAGGTGAAAGCGAAATGCAAGTAACGCCGAGCAGGCATGTCGACTCTTTTGTAGAAGCGGTAGATAAAGATTTTAGGGAGTTTCACGACACAGCGTATTATGCCGACAAGCTGTGTATAACACCCAATTATCTGAATGCAATCGTGAAAAAGGCGATGGGTGTAAATGCAAAGCTTTATATTCAGAATAAGATACTTGCGGAAGCAAAAAAGAAGCTTGCCTATTCCAGTTTGTCTGTATCTGAAATAGCCGAGCATCTTAATTTTGAGACTTCTTCTTATTTTATTCGCTTTTTTAGAAAATATACCAACTCCACACCGCTGCAATATCGCAATAGTGAAAAACGTTGA
- a CDS encoding YybH family protein, with the protein MDKEIIKNKIIEMEVAALELWNKGNPDGYLGIYSPDFTYFDPYQEKRLDGFERIKELYESMRNNFQVERYEMIDPVVQVYPQTAVLTYNLISYSGEELYRWNCTEVYQLNDKAEWKIIHNHWSLIKPLG; encoded by the coding sequence ATGGATAAAGAAATCATCAAGAACAAGATTATCGAAATGGAAGTTGCAGCTTTGGAGTTGTGGAACAAAGGAAACCCTGACGGTTATCTGGGTATTTACTCCCCTGACTTTACTTATTTTGATCCGTATCAAGAAAAAAGGCTTGACGGCTTTGAGAGAATAAAAGAGTTGTATGAGAGTATGAGAAATAATTTTCAGGTAGAGCGCTACGAAATGATAGACCCTGTGGTGCAAGTATATCCGCAAACGGCTGTACTGACATATAATCTGATTTCTTATTCCGGCGAAGAGCTTTACCGATGGAATTGTACCGAAGTGTATCAATTGAACGACAAGGCTGAGTGGAAAATAATCCATAACCACTGGTCGCTGATAAAACCGTTGGGGTAA
- a CDS encoding TlpA disulfide reductase family protein, with amino-acid sequence MRKLLYLICFCGLFFSACTSSKQEATLVGKIDNPISDIVAISYWTLENDKWRHIEDTCSIIDGKFSFDLHINDLTKADLIFNTFHAISIYIEPKQMELSLSAKNLFDYKLTGTDSEKEYQPLKQQIASLEDSLRVLVYDKIEPLVRQLEKNPNEENFKAFQEEREKLDPIRLLLNNKLEKINIEYIKNHPNSFIAAGQLLYIIKRAEVYDSPTDSAKLLYNELSAKVKKSQLGLLALKQIQDIDDEKALKETTNIGQKAVDFSTYSLISGDTVRLSDYRGKSYVLLDFWGSWCRPCLQGIPFLKEIHKKYNKKGLTIIGIASESKKEPYLDAVEKHNLKDWPQILDVQNIEESAKGNTNKEDVKNKYYIDSFPTYLLIDQNGIIIGKWKGTSEENDKEISAMLEKLLLKK; translated from the coding sequence ATGAGAAAACTCTTATACCTTATCTGTTTTTGCGGACTATTTTTTTCCGCCTGCACCTCTTCTAAGCAAGAAGCTACTCTGGTAGGCAAAATTGACAATCCAATCTCCGATATTGTTGCCATTTCATACTGGACTCTCGAGAATGACAAATGGAGGCATATCGAGGATACCTGTTCTATTATTGACGGAAAGTTTTCATTCGATTTGCATATAAATGATTTGACTAAAGCCGATCTTATATTTAATACATTTCATGCCATATCTATATACATAGAACCCAAACAGATGGAATTATCCCTATCTGCCAAAAACTTATTCGACTATAAGCTGACAGGAACCGATTCGGAAAAAGAATACCAACCTTTGAAACAGCAAATAGCTAGTTTGGAAGACAGCCTCAGAGTTTTAGTCTATGACAAGATTGAACCATTGGTGCGACAGCTTGAGAAGAACCCAAATGAAGAGAATTTCAAAGCATTTCAAGAAGAGAGAGAGAAACTAGATCCAATCAGACTGCTTCTCAATAATAAATTAGAGAAGATAAATATAGAATATATAAAAAATCATCCCAATTCATTTATAGCGGCGGGACAACTGCTTTACATTATAAAGCGAGCCGAAGTCTATGATTCTCCTACGGACAGTGCAAAACTATTGTATAATGAACTCTCTGCCAAGGTAAAAAAATCGCAACTTGGACTCCTCGCCCTGAAACAGATACAAGATATTGATGATGAAAAAGCTCTGAAAGAAACAACAAATATTGGGCAAAAAGCCGTAGACTTTTCTACTTATAGTCTTATTAGTGGGGATACGGTAAGATTGTCCGATTATAGAGGAAAATCTTATGTGCTACTCGATTTTTGGGGTAGCTGGTGCAGGCCTTGCCTGCAAGGTATTCCGTTTCTGAAAGAGATACACAAAAAATACAATAAAAAAGGCCTTACCATCATTGGTATAGCATCAGAATCAAAAAAAGAGCCCTATCTAGATGCAGTAGAAAAGCATAATTTGAAAGACTGGCCTCAAATATTAGATGTACAAAATATCGAAGAATCAGCAAAAGGGAATACAAATAAAGAAGATGTAAAAAACAAATATTATATTGACTCTTTTCCAACCTATTTACTTATCGACCAGAATGGAATAATAATAGGAAAATGGAAAGGAACGAGTGAGGAAAATGATAAGGAGATAAGTGCGATGCTGGAAAAACTCTTACTAAAAAAATAA
- a CDS encoding Mrp/NBP35 family ATP-binding protein, with the protein MANIYPKLIIDALRNVRYPGTGKDIVEMGFVSDDIHIDGMKVSFSLLFEKANDPFIKSIVKAAETAILTYVDPNVDIKGNIEVKTQQVEAPKPVKALPQVKNIIAISSGKGGVGKSTVSVNLAVALAKKGYKVGLLDADIFGPSLPKMFDEEEARPFLEPIDGKEYIVPIEKYGVKMLSIGFFVNRDDAVVWRGAMAGNALKQLINDGNWGELDYFLIDFPPGTSDIHLTLVQTLAITGAVVVSTPQQVALADARKGINMFTNEKVDVPILGLVENMAWFTPAELPENKYFIFGKEGAKNLAEEMNVPLLGQIPIVQSICEGGDKGVPVALNENTITGMAFAHLADNFISSVEKRNAEKAPTQKVEIHNR; encoded by the coding sequence ATGGCTAATATATATCCTAAATTAATTATCGACGCACTGCGCAATGTGCGTTATCCCGGTACAGGGAAGGATATCGTAGAAATGGGATTTGTGTCTGACGATATCCACATCGACGGAATGAAAGTAAGCTTTTCTCTACTTTTCGAAAAAGCGAACGACCCGTTTATCAAATCGATAGTGAAAGCTGCCGAAACAGCTATCCTGACTTACGTCGACCCCAATGTCGACATAAAAGGAAATATTGAAGTAAAAACCCAACAGGTAGAAGCACCCAAACCGGTGAAAGCTCTGCCTCAGGTAAAAAATATAATTGCCATATCGTCCGGGAAAGGCGGTGTAGGCAAAAGCACCGTATCGGTAAATCTGGCGGTTGCCCTTGCCAAGAAAGGCTACAAGGTGGGCTTGCTCGATGCCGATATCTTCGGGCCTTCGTTACCCAAAATGTTTGACGAAGAAGAAGCTCGCCCGTTTCTTGAACCGATTGACGGAAAAGAATACATTGTTCCGATAGAAAAGTATGGTGTAAAAATGCTTTCGATAGGTTTCTTTGTCAACAGAGACGACGCCGTGGTATGGCGTGGAGCAATGGCAGGAAATGCATTGAAGCAACTGATAAACGACGGCAACTGGGGCGAACTCGATTATTTCCTTATCGACTTCCCGCCCGGAACAAGCGACATTCACCTCACACTGGTGCAAACGCTTGCAATAACCGGGGCGGTAGTGGTCAGCACCCCTCAGCAGGTAGCGCTTGCCGACGCCCGCAAGGGAATCAATATGTTTACCAACGAAAAGGTAGATGTGCCTATCCTCGGGCTGGTAGAGAACATGGCATGGTTTACTCCTGCCGAACTGCCTGAAAACAAGTATTTCATCTTCGGCAAAGAAGGTGCAAAAAATCTGGCAGAAGAAATGAATGTACCATTACTAGGACAAATACCTATCGTACAAAGCATTTGCGAAGGTGGCGACAAGGGTGTGCCTGTAGCATTGAACGAAAATACGATCACGGGAATGGCGTTTGCGCATCTTGCCGACAACTTTATCAGCTCGGTAGAGAAACGTAATGCAGAAAAAGCTCCTACTCAAAAAGTAGAGATACATAATAGATAA